CCTATCGACAGCAGGTAACTGTGGAGAGCAAGGGAGAGGATCGTTGAAGGATTGAGGGATTCTCTTAAAACATGTGAGCATGAGATTATTTATTACTGTGTTTTATCACTGTCTTAACTCAGagacttcagaataagacaGTGTCATTACTCGTAGCTGttaaagcagctttaaataTTGTGGACCAGTTTATGACCATCTCTTCTTCCTTtggttataaataaaacatagcATCCTGATATTTGGGTCTTAAAAATTCTCCAGCCTGGTTTGCTATATGctgaaaacccttttttttgtgtattgtgATGGTTCAATTGTCTCTGTTTCATAAATATCTTTTCATTATGTTCAGCCACTTTTAATACATATTGCCAATATTCAAATTCAAACTACTATTATTAAGAAACTACAGATATAGCTAGTTCTGACCAGGCTGTTGTGGTCAATTAATATTTAGGTTTCAAATCCCAAACTAAATTGTTCCTTACTGTGTTAAAATCAaactttttttctgcttttcagAAATTAGAAGATGAAGAATGTACATTTCTGAAGTGACATTATTACCGAGCAATTTCTGGGTAGCCGTCGCTGCACGCCATGTGAAGTGGCGTCCATCCGTCCTCGTCCCTCTGATGAACATCAGCGCCGTATTTCACCAGCAGCTTCACCACCTCCATGTTTCCTGTCAGCACGGCCTCATGCAGCGCTGCCATACCTGCACACAAAACTACATGagtcctctgcagcagcagcaactgaTGTCGACGTTGTTTCTAACGTGGCCTCTGATTAGTTTATAGGGGTTTTGAATGTCTCCAGGGAAGATTGCTGCAGTAAAGCAGAAGCTGTGGGAGTTGAACTGACCTGAGTGGAAGATCGTATCCACACGAACCTTCCTCGCCCTCATGAACCGACCGATCTGCTCCAGATCTCCCCGCCGGACAATATCCTGGAAGATGATGTCATTGGGGAAGTGCACTGTTCTCTTTGCAGGTGTGACCGGTGCGACCGGTGCAGGAGGCTCCTGGGCCTGCGGGCGACGTGTGGAGCGGTACCGGGGCTCCTTGGTATATGAAGGGATGTATGTTGGTGCACTTTTGTATGTGGACGTGTGGTATGACGGAGTGTACTGTGTCGTGCTGTACTGCGTCGGGGTGTACTTTGTCGTGGACGTGTATGAGGATTTGTACTGCGTCGGTGTGTATTGTGACTGGGTGTAGGTTGTCGGCGTGTGGTAGGTTGGTGTGTACTGTGAGGCGCGTGTGTACGTGGATGCTGGGACGTGGTAGTTGAACTTCATCCCTGCGGCGGTGGcggctctgcctcctcctctgctgccagTCCAGGAGGAGGGAAGTGAGAAATCCAAGAGAAATGCACCAATCCAATAAAAGAGCAGTATCCTTTGCGGTGTGTCCTTTTTGTCCTCTCCTTATTTATCCAGATTGAAGAAGCAAAGTGTCAATCACTTTGCATAATAGAAACAAATCCTTGGCTTCTCTCCACTGCGTCCCAGTTCCTTTCTTTTAGCTCCTGTCGTCCTCTTTTTCTCGTCTGCTGGGAATTTCTCCCATTGACtttgaaatggtttgtttgcacCGTGTGTTCGCTGCTGCACAGGCCCGTCGTCTGACCAGGCCAGTTGAGCAGGACCCCTTTATACCTTCTGTGGGGCTATTTTGGGGCCTAATATCCAGTGACTACCGCATAGAAATGAGTGGCCCTTGTGCAGCTCCTCCCACCGTGCAGGCCCCTGTCCACTGACACTGCACCCTCCCCCAGATCATAAAATGTGTTGACAAAAATTGTCGTCCTTGCGTCTTGCTTGAGAAATCGTACCACTCTAATTAATGTTTGTTGGAGGCTTTGAGCCAAAACCTATTCTGGGCTTTTGCAAAAGTCAGTTTTCTGTGAATCCAGTTGTTTTGATGCTATCGACGAGagagataaataaacaacatcCCAGAGTGACAGCACATGTTGTCATGCTTGTACGTGTTCTTTATTCGTCTGCTTACATCATATCTGATGGCGCAATGTAATATTGATTTCCAAAACACTTTCAGTTTCATAATACATCGGAGAttgctcttttccttttcttcaagGGCTCCTTTCGCCCATGTCCCTTCTTGTGTTCCCCATTGACCTTCCTCATGTGACCCTTTGTGCCTTCCCTTTGCATCACAACCAGATACACCAATAACCCCCCCCACTGAGGTTACCTGTGTCAGTGCAGTCACAACCAGCCGAGGGGGCAAAGTGTGTAAATGCATCCTCTCCCTTCAGATGCCTAAAAAAAGTCACATGGTTCCAAGAAACGCGGCTATTTACAACACTGAGGTAAAACCTcgtgctgcaacacacacagagaaataacTTCCTAGGTTCTTCTTGTTACCGATGattaatgtatttaatatttcaaaatgagCAACACTATCATCATCGTGTGACAGAGCGTGAGTGCCAGTGGGGCTGTGACATTGTGGACGTCTCCCCAGCTGTCCCCCAGACACACATCTAAGATGGCTGGAGCTGATTATAACCGACTCACAAAACCTTTGGATGATGACTTGGGCTGAGATGCTGCCAATGGAGCAGAGGAAATAGCCGATCTGCCatccattgttttttttgtttctcgaCACAAGTGGAATCACTCGAGGTGTGTGACCTTTCAGCTCCCCTGCTGCAATTTGCATCCATTCTAATGCATAACAACACAGTGTCTCACCTGTCCTCACTTTTAAAGCAACATTGGTGGCCtgaagaaaggaaaaacaaacctgCAGCCTGCTTCGTTTCAAAATGGAAGATTCTAATTTATTCATCACAAAGATAATACTTTGATTCAAGCTGCTTTACAGCACGTTAACAGATTGGTGACATAGTCCAACACTGTGTACATTTTCCAAGCAGCAAATGATGGAGGGATTTCTCTGTGTTATGAGTTGATCCCAGCTCTGAATGCcattgtgaatatatatattcatcacCTCCCTGCACTACTGGTCTCTAAATGGGGGGTTGTTGGGGTGGGGGAGCTTAGAGCTGGTGTCTACACAAATTGAAGTGAGAGTATTTGAATGTTCACAGCTTGAGGAAGAGACTTTTAAAAGCATCTCTCGGGTTTCACAGTGTCTTATATGGTGTGGTGGGGGTGCAGGGGCGTCCCTGAGCCACGGTGACCCTCCTTCAACCTCCACGCGCTCCTCTTCACAGCCACTTCCCCCGGCACAAGAAACCAGGACCTCAGCGCGtggaaaatgtttatttgtcgCGGCTCGTTGTTAGGCCCCACTCTTGGACACATGCCAGAGAGGGGTCTCACACGCTTCCCGCTATACATAGTCTCAAGCTGCCActccaacaccccccccccccccacaccccttaCCTACCTGCCCAGTAGAGTGCATGCTATGATATAGAAATCAGTCTGAAAACATGCAGGTGGACGGAGCATCACCAAAGACGTCAAAATTCATAGATAGGAGAAGGACGATTCTGATGTTATATCACCAAGGTGGCAGAACTCAAACTCTCCCCGATGATAAAACATTAAGACGGACCCAAatcaacaaaatacacacattttgttattgttattattgtaaatTCATGATAGATGGATTGgatcgatagatagatcgatagataggtaggtagatagatagatagattgatagatagatagataggtaggtagatagatagatagattgatagatagagagatagatagatagatagatagatagatagatagatagatagataaatagatagatagatagatagatagatagatagatagatagatagatagatcgatagataaatagatagatagatcgatagatagatagatagatagatagatagatagatagatagatagatagatagatagatagatagatcgatagataaatagatagatagatcgatagatagatagatagatagatagatagatagatagataggtacatagatacatagatacatagatacacagatagatagatagatagatagatagatagatagatagatagatagatagatagatagatagatagataggtacatagatacatagatacatagatacacagatagatagatagatagatagatagatagatagatagatagacaggtacatagatacatagatagatagatagattgatagatagatagatagatagatagatagatagatagatagatagatagatagataggtacatagatacatagatacatagatacacagatagatagatagatagatagatagatagatagatagatagatagatagacaggtacatagatacatagatagatagataggtagatagatagatagattgatagatagagagatagattgatagatagagagatagatagatagatagagagatagattgatagatagagagatagatagagagatagagagatagattgatagatggtagatagatagatagatagatagatagatagagagatagatagttCGGGTTCGATCAAATATAAATCTTGTGGTGTTGTGTAAGTTACTTGACACATTAATTCTGAGTAAATTGAGAAATTGTGTCTTTGTATGTCTTACGTTAACGTGACCAACTTCAGCTATTACAATTAACTTCAGTGAGGATGATGAGCCTTTTTAACGTTTGGTTTAACTCAGCACAGACAACCAAACCCAAATAGCGACACCACTAACTAATTATCTACAGGATCTAGGAGATCTGCTCATATGTGCTCAGAGTGATCCATGTGTTTACCTCCAGTTAAGTGTCTGGTTGGGTACGTCCAGGCCAGACCTGAAACCCAAGACACAAGAATGACAATTTTAATAGCGACCTGTCACAGGGGCTTATCATGTGACCAAAAAGCCAGCTACGCATTCCTCACCACTCAACTGACTCGCGTGGTGCAGGTAGGAGGTAGCTCGCTGACTCCATCTTCTAAAAATAAGAGAAGCTACTCGTCTGGGTACAGCACGCTATGAATGCCGGCCGCCATCCTTTTGCTTAAAAAGGTCAGTGTAACAGATGTCAGATGTATCTGTTGGAATAATCCTTGTTTCACAGCTTTGTTTTGACACTTAGCAGGAATTTTAAACTGAAATTTGGCACGGGGGGGGTGGGCGTCCAAATTGCACCATATTGCACAGCCACTTCTCAGAAAAACCACACTGCTGACCTGGACACATGCATTCCTGTGGGGGACAGCAGGTACATTTGAACATGTCTGCTCACTGAGGGCACTGGCTGGATCCACACAGCTCGAGAAAAGAGCCGCACAGTGTATCTAGTTACGGCAGGCACAGAGGGCAGGTAAAGATGGAGTCATGATCTAAATCAGGAGTTAGTAATCCTGTCTTTCAGTGAGAAAGAGATGACACCATGATGCCTGCTCCAGTGATGGTTGCCTCTTGGGAAACTCAAAGGTGTGATTGGGATTTGGAGatcctgtgttttcttttgtcacCCTCTGACCCAGATTGACTGACTGCTGTGGTGGGACCCCTCGTTTTAGGTCTCTCTGTAAAACACTGTCTCTTTGAGCAGCTGTTCGGACCTCACTCACTCTCCACAGTCAGGACAAGAGGGGATGATGCACTAAGATGCTTTGAAACTCACCATTAGATTATTATATGGGGCTTAACCAgcacagacattttcctgtctCTTGCCTTATTTGTGCCTCTCATGCACTTGAATGTGTTGTAGGTCCGTCTGCAGACATAAAGTTAAACTTACAGAGAGATCGGAGTGGACCGTGTCTTTTATTCACCTGACGGCCGTAAAAGATTGTGAGAGCTGTGGCCTGTTTCTAAAAGTAGatgtaaaaaacatttgtattgcCTCAGCTGCTAAATCAACTTCTTAGCCCTCATTGCAGAACTGGGAATCAACAAAATATCATAGCATTAAACCAGTAATTTAATTTCCAAGGAACAAAacagataagataaaactttcATCCTCTGTAGAAGTGGGGGAAATATATAGAGTGAATGAATGAGTAGTTGAATTGTCCAGACTCAGACTGGGAAACAAGTGTGGTCATTAATAGACATTAATCCACTGTACATGTATGGAAAGTGTCTCAAGGTCTGCATTAAATTAAAAGCAACCCTGTGTACATGGTGTCTGCACAAGCCTCCAGTCTGCTAGAGTTACACTGTCTGCTTCCACAATGCTACAAGGTGGAGGAGACTCCTGTCATAAAGTCTCACAAACCACAGAGTGTGAATCCGAGATGTATTATCACACACAGCCTTGAACGCAGCGGAGAGAGGCCTCGTCCTTCTGGTGAAGTCACTTAGACGACCCTCATGTCTTAGTTGTTGCTTTGAGACAGAGGATCATTAGAAACATTCAACACCCCAATGTTATATGTACGTTACAGTGTCATCATCGATACAGCAACACCAAACTTTATTCATCCTAAATCATTTCAACCAAGAAATGCAAATTCTTCCCATGAACAGTCAAAGTTTCATTTTGAGCCTCATGTTCGGAGTGGATCCTCACACACGAGTAGCAGGAGGAGAATTCATACACCAACACTGTGAGTCCTcacaaagagcaaagaaagaagATTAGTGAAGTCGGCCAAAAGTCAATGGAACCATTTGCTGTTGAAAATGAGCCTGACTGACATCTgtgccacacgcacacacacacacacacacacacacacacacacacacacacacacacacacacacatgtcatgACCCTCGTGGTTCCCGTGCCTCTGGACTCTTAAGTTGCTGGACACTCCCAGTCATGAGCGCATAGTTTCCACAGGAATTCATCTATATGCATTACCACCCAGTGAATGAATACGTGTCTGTATTTGCTTTCACATCATTCCAACCtatatataatttaaacttTTGTTTACTTAAAAATTCTGTATGGTCTGAATTAAGTTAAAACTCTTTATCTTTTCAAAAGGATTTTCACTTGATAATTGCAATGAATCACTTCATAATATCAGCAGCACAGGGACagtcagtgttttgtgtttatttattgattccTTCCGTATAGATGGAAACATTTTGCAGCCACTTATGTCTGAATTAGAAAACCAGCTCCTCAGTACTGACAGTTCTTCAGCTCTTCAGTACTGAcagtcaaataaacacaaggGAGACTTGACTTCTCCACACTGCGGCCAAAACAACAGGTCGTCTCTCATCTAACCTCAACTCTGAGGCCATTACACTCAGATTGCAACCTCAACAACACACAATCACTCAGCTACTCAGCTGCCACTTTAACCTAATGACTACAGGCACAGGTCAATAATGAACAACAGGGCCCGCTTCAGCAAAAAGCCTGATACCGGCAGCCATCACAGCACTTAAGAAGACATCATATTTCATAAAGATGCTCGTGATTGTTATTGCTGTTCATGTTTCCCCTATCGAGGACACTGATTCCTCCAACATCCATTATCTGTGCAGCCTCAGGGATACCAGTATATCGCAGGGCCAgcacacagatacaaacaagcattcacacctacagtcaatttaGAAACTCCAATGAACCCTAATCTGCAGAAAAGCGATGATCATGCAAACTCTACACAGAAGGACCTCAGACAAACCCGGGTTCAAACCATGAACCTGCTGTTTATGACAATGAAACAGTAATATGATATCTTCTGATGGGTCGAGAGGAGCTTTCTTAAGTTTGAGAAGTCAGGGTCAACATTAGTGCAGCTCGATCCAAAGGGAATGCAAATCATTTGTGGTCACAGGGAGGTGTTGTTGCATCAGACAGCTGCAGTAAATAATCGTGTCTACTTTGTTTGATGATCTCAAATAAAACCAGTATATATAGTTTTGAGTATATCACTATTTGGACTGCCTACACAGTGACAGGTGCAGACTGGTGGTGGTGCATCAGCAATGCATGCTGCCCGATGGAAGtctaaatgttttaattgtCAAAAGCGAAATAGAATTGTTCACGTAAACACTGGCAGAGCATTTGAACCCAGCCCCCCCACTCCTCGTAAACACTGTGATATTTCCCAGCGTCCCTTAAAATCCAGAATTTTAGAAGGGCTTCCAGTAAGGCTGGGAATAAATAGTCCCACGGGAAAGATCCAGGCTTTTATAGACTGTTATGAATAGATATCAGTATGTGGCTCCATTGAAGACAAAGGGGAAAGAAGGTCTCCCCCATTGAGGGAGGCTGTGGCTGACATTGACCACGTGTGAAGAATTCTGCGGCGCTAAGAGTTAAAGGCAGTAAACAGGAGCCGCAGCTGTCTGGGACACACCGAGAGGAGAGGGCCCAGACTTAGCACGGAGCAGGACCGAGGCTGGCTGCCTGTTTGTGCAGGGATAGGGTTACCTTGACTGAAACCTCCCTCCATGGAAAAGCAGGTCACAGGTCAAAAGTTGTACATAATTTGTTGATGCTTGATTGCACAATGAGGGGCATGTGGTTCAGTCTGGGAGGATGTGTGCCCAGTGAACCTGCGCTGCTGGGACCAGGTTGCGCAACGTTCTGATGAATTCATTTCCTGGATCTGCGAGAGCTTAAGCAATTAAAGACGGGGGACATGAAACAGGTCGACTTATTAAGTCTACCCTTTACTCAGCATATGAAGGACAGTGAAGTATCTCTCGTTCACAGAATGGCGTGCCTGGGCTGTCTTTAGCCTGCAGCCTTTATGCAGCACACCGACATGTGGCTGCTTGacaatgacaataataaaaGATACATGGCACGCGTGTGTATGTTCTGTATGTCAGTGATGCCAACTTCCAAAATGAAATCTACCTCTTGATCTTCACTTCAATATTTCCTCTGCACAGCTcatgtgtcaaatgcagcatgAAACATAGAGTCATGTAAAAACGCCTCTTTAGTAACACTCATGTATCAAGCTGCTTCCAAACAGGCACTGACATTCTCCTCACAGGGGCTGAGAATGCAAATCACTTTATCTGGAGTCATGCAACATGCAACACACGCAGAATGCAAAGAAACCCCGAACTACAAAATATACTAATATCTCAAAATGGAAAACTGTGTCATACGGTGTGTTATAAACAATagatgttgatgtgctgtaaaccaaACACACGTGATCTCCTCCCACGTCCTCACCCGACCTGAACATGAACCTGCGCCCCCATCCTTCAGAGTTCACGTCTGAAAGTGACTTTATTCACCGGGTTTCcgacctgagatgttttctgctGCAGTTACTCATATGCAATGTCCCGGCAGCACGACTCTTTAATGAGCTCTGCAGCGGGATGAAAAATGGCTGGTGAAATACCACCGTCCTGATAAATAGCTCTGTGGATAGCAAATTAATTTTAGCTTGACATTGAATTCAGGTCATGATTTGCATATGGTGTAGACTGATTCATATTTTAAAGCAATTTTAAGAGTCTTTGTGGCGGCACGGTGGTCCAGCGGTCCATGCTGTCGTCTCTCCGGATTCGACCGAGCAGGGGACCTCCTGTGGACAGCCGGCAGCCTGCCCTCCTCGAAAGTTTCCACCAGGGACTCCGGTTTCCCAGAGTCCAAAACATGCAGGGCAGGTTGCTCAGCAGCGTTTTCTGCCTGTGGGTGTAAATGTGAGTTTGAATGGTTGTCAGTCTTTTCCTGCTTCTCACCCAGCGTCATCTGGGATTGGCACCAACCCCCTCATGACAGttggttttcatgttttcaaatATGGAAGCAGTTGAGAAACAAGTGGACAGAGTATGAAGACAATCTTAGCCCATGACACCTGCTCATAAAGATTATTAAATTAGAAGATGTCAGCGCATAAATAGGAGGCGTTTACATGAGATCAGGATGGTCTGGTCTCCTGCAACCATTAGATAAGGTTAACTCGTGGCTGTGAGACAGTGAGGTAATGCTCTCTCCTTATGGGCCCTCACCAAGAAAGGAGAAGctgcaaaatcacacacacatggctgcTTGATATTTTTGCACCGTGAATTAAAAGATTATAACGATCTCCGACACGTCTGAGCCGTCCTCCAGGATAAACCAAACCACCATCACGTCACAGGGCTGGACAACTTTGATTCCTGTCTAAAATAATTATGTatattgaattaattattataatgagAAAGTGAAAGTAGATTTAAGATAAATACGTGGTGACTGGAAAGATCTCGACTACTTAAAGGTTCCTCCGCAGGAAGAAGAACGATGAGGTCGACATGATGACCTCACTGCTGCATCTGAAGACCGCAGCACTGGCCGCATAAGGCCAAGTCAAAGACAGGATATTCCCAGAATGCATTTCAAAGAGGTCAATATGCTAATTTTAGCGCAGCGGCCAATGGCAGTGCAGGAGTCCTGCTCCAGATACAGACGGGGGGGGAGATCAGGTTACTTGGCGGAGACATGAACGGCGTGGGTGAAGTAATGAAAAGCGGACGGAGCACCAGGCCCATAAGTCTCATCTATCACTTCGACCATATGCACGTATAACGAGCCCCTCTACTTACCACACTGCTGCCGTGATCATGTGACTGTATTACATGCTGGGGTGGGTGTGCGTGCATTCTTTGTAAGATGAATCCTAAGACACCGTTAAGTTAGATGACCTCACACGTCACAAGTGTTGGGAACGGTAGTAAATCCACCATCTTCTCCCTGTCAGACCAGTGACGACCAGCAGCACCATCCAAGGGCAAAGTGTGCGGTGCCCAAAAGGACCCACGGGAACACACTCTCCTCTGACCCGCACGTTTCTCGCTCACACTCTATTTAATGACTTTGTGGTTTTGTCTCTTTGGTCCCTAAAAGGAGATATAATCTCTGCTGTTTGATTTTATACTCTTCATCATCTGTCCAATCATTCCCCAGCAGCCTATTTCTATCAACCCTGCTTTTACATCTGTgatatctacagtgccttgcataagtattcaccccccttggactttttcccattatgtactgttactaactggaattcaaatagacttaaataaactttttcccgtttgatcaacaaaacatgcatagtactttggaggtgcaaaataaattttattgtgacacaaacaataatgagaacaaaaaagttttgttgggtgcataagtattcacccccctgtgtcaatacctggtagaaccccctttcgctgcaattacagctgcaagtcttttggggtatgtctctaccagctttgcacatctagagatggaaaggtttgtccattcttcttggcaaaaaagatgaagctcagtcagattggatggagaccgtctgtgaaccgcaatcttcaagtcttgccatagattctctattggattgaggtctgggctttgactgggccattttaagacattaacattctttaatccaaaccattcctttgtagctctggctgtatgtttagggtcattgtcctgctggaagatgaacctccgccccagtctcaagtcttttgcagactgcatcagattttcttcaaggatttccctgtatttggctccatccatctttccctctattctgaccagtttccctgtacctgctgaagagaagcatccccacagcatgatgctaccaccaccatgtttcactgttgggatggtgtgctcagggtgatgggcagtgttgggttttcgccacacatagcgttttgcattgaggccaaaaagttcaattttggtctcatctgaccagagcaccttcttccacatgtttgctgtgtctcccacatggcttctggcaaactccaaacgggattttttatggatccctttcaacaatggctttcttcttgccactcttccataaaggccagatttgtggagtagacgactaatagttgtcctgtggacagattctcccacctcagctgtggatctctgcaactcctccagagtaaccatgggcctcctggttgcttctctgattaattttctccttgtccgactcttcagtttgggtggacggcctcctcttggtaggtttgcggttgtgccatattctttccattttcttatgatggattttatggtgctcagagagatgttcaaagctctggatatttttttataacctaaccctgcttcatatttctccacaactttatccctgacctgtttggtgagctccttggtcttcatgatgctgtttgttcagtaatgatctccaacaaactctgagtccgtcacagaacaggtgtatttatactgagattaaattgcagacaggtggaccctatttactaattatgtgacttgcaaatgtgacttgtgaatgcaattggtcgcaccagatctttgttaggggtttcacagtaaagggggtgaatacatatgcactcaacacttttcagatttttatt
Above is a genomic segment from Pleuronectes platessa chromosome 16, fPlePla1.1, whole genome shotgun sequence containing:
- the ppp1r27a gene encoding protein phosphatase 1 regulatory subunit 27; translated protein: MKFNYHVPASTYTRASQYTPTYHTPTTYTQSQYTPTQYKSSYTSTTKYTPTQYSTTQYTPSYHTSTYKSAPTYIPSYTKEPRYRSTRRPQAQEPPAPVAPVTPAKRTVHFPNDIIFQDIVRRGDLEQIGRFMRARKVRVDTIFHSGMAALHEAVLTGNMEVVKLLVKYGADVHQRDEDGWTPLHMACSDGYPEIARYLLSIGASTEAENESGEKPADLIDPDCKELARLFETGCV